A region from the Neomonachus schauinslandi chromosome 2, ASM220157v2, whole genome shotgun sequence genome encodes:
- the PPAT gene encoding amidophosphoribosyltransferase has protein sequence MELEELGIREECGVFGCIASGEWPTQLDVPHVITLGLVGLQHRGQESAGIVTSDGNSVPTFKTHKGMGLVNHVFTQDNLKKLYISNLGIGHTRYATTGNCELENCQPFVVETLHGKIAVAHNGELVNAAQLRKKLLRHGIGLSTSSDSEMITQLLAYTPPQEQDGTPDWVARIKNLMKEAPTAYSLLIMHRDVIYAVRDPYGNRPLCIGRLMPVSDINDKEKKSSEIEGWVVSSESCSFLSIGARYYREVLPGEIVEITKRSVQTLDIIPRSEGNPMAFCIFEYVYFARPDSIFEDQMVYTVRYRCGQQLAIEAPVDADLVSTVPESATPAALGYAGKCGLPYVEVLCKNRYVGRTFIQPNMRLRQLGVAKKFGVLSDNFKGKRIVLVDDSIVRGNTISPIIKLLKESGAKEVHIRVASPPIRYPCFMGINIPTKEELIANKPEFEHLAKYLGANSVVYLSVGGLVSSVQEGIKFKKQKVEKQDIMIQENGNGLECFEKNGHCTACLTGKYPVELEW, from the exons GGGTCAGGAGAGTGCTGGTATTGTGACCAGCGATGGGAATTCAGTACCAACATTCAAAACACACAAG GGAATGGGTCTTGTAAATCATGTCTTTACTCAAGacaatttgaagaaattatatatttcaaaCCTTGGAATTGGACACACAAGATACGCCACTACAGGAAACTGTGAATTAGAAAATTGTCAGCCCTTTGTTGTTGAAACACTTCACGGGAAAATAGCTGTGGCACATAATGGCGAATTGGTAAATGCTGCTCAATTAAGGAAAAAG CTTCTGCGGCACGGTATTGGTTTGTCAACAAGTTCTGATAGCGAAATGATTACCCAGTTACTGGCCTATACCCCTCCTCAGGAACAAGATGGCACCCCAGATTGGGTAGCAAG gATTAAAAACTTAATGAAGGAAGCACCCACAGCATACTCCCTGCTTATAATGCACAGAGATGTTATTTATGCAGTACGAGATCCTTATGGAAATCGTCCTTTATGCATTGGACGTCTTATGCCTGTATCTGATATAAATGATAAAG agaaaaaatcttcagaaatagAAGGATGGGTGGTATCTTCAGAATCTTGTAGCTTTTTATCAATTGGTGCAAG ATATTACCGTGAAGTCTTGCCTGGAGAAATCGTGGAAATAACCAAACGTAGTGTCCAAACTCTTGACATTATACCAAGGTCTGAAGGAAACCCGATGGCTTTTTGTATCtttgaatatgtttattttgCAAGACCAGATAGTATATTTGaag ACCAAATGGTTTACACAGTAAGATATCGCTGTGGTCAGCAGCTCGCAATTGAAGCCCCTGTGGATGCAGATTTGGTTAGCACTGTTCCAGAATCTGCTACACCTGCTGCTCTTGGTTACGCAGGAAAG TGTGGGCTTCCATATGTGGAAGTGCTATGTAAAAACCGGTATGTAGGAAGAACCTTCATTCAACCAAACATGAGGTTAAGACAACTTGGTGTTGCAAAAAAATTTGGAGTATTGTCGGACAACTTTAAAGGCAAAAGAATTGTTCTTGTAGATGATTCAATTGTAAGAGGCAATACCATTTCACccataatcaaattgctcaaagaATCTGGTGCAAAAGAG GTACACATTAGAGTGGCTTCACCACCAATTAGATATCCATGCTTTATGGGAATAAACATACCAACAAAAGAAGAGCTTATTGCCAATAAACCTGAATTTGAACATCTTGCGAAATATCTGG GAGCAAACAGTGTTGTATATCTGTCAGTGGGAGGACTGGTTTCATCTGTACAAGAAGggataaagtttaaaaaacagaaagtggAAAAGCAGGATATTATGATTCAAGAGAATGGGAATGGTCTGGAATGCTTTGAAAAGAATGGTCATTGTACAGCTTGTCTCACTGGAAAATACCCTGTGGAATTGGAGTGGTAG